A region from the Enterobacter roggenkampii genome encodes:
- the ppsR gene encoding posphoenolpyruvate synthetase regulatory kinase/phosphorylase PpsR: MDSAVDRHVFYISDGTAITAEVLGHAVMSQFPVSINSITLPFVENESRAKAVKDQIDAIYQQTGVRPLVFYSIVIPEIRAIILQSEGFCQDIVQALVAPLQSELKLDPTPIAHRTHGLNPGNLTKYDARIAAIDYTLAHDDGISLRNLDQAQVILLGVSRCGKTPTSLYLAMQFGIRAANYPFIADDMDNLVLPAALKPLQHKLFGLTINPERLAAIREERRENSRYASMRQCRMEVSEVEALYRKNQIPWLNSTNYSVEEIATKILDIMGLNRRMY, encoded by the coding sequence ATGGATAGTGCTGTCGATCGTCACGTTTTTTATATTTCTGATGGTACGGCGATCACCGCCGAGGTGCTGGGCCACGCGGTGATGTCGCAGTTTCCCGTATCGATCAACAGCATTACGCTGCCGTTTGTCGAAAATGAGAGCCGCGCCAAAGCGGTGAAGGACCAGATCGACGCCATTTACCAGCAGACCGGCGTCCGCCCGCTGGTGTTCTACTCCATTGTGATCCCCGAGATTCGCGCCATCATTCTGCAGAGTGAAGGCTTCTGCCAGGATATCGTGCAGGCGCTGGTGGCTCCGCTGCAAAGCGAGCTGAAGCTCGACCCAACGCCTATCGCCCACCGTACCCACGGGCTGAACCCCGGCAACCTGACCAAGTATGATGCCCGTATCGCCGCCATTGACTATACCCTCGCGCACGACGACGGCATCTCGCTGCGTAATCTCGACCAGGCGCAGGTGATCCTGCTTGGCGTGTCGCGCTGCGGCAAAACGCCGACCAGCCTTTACCTGGCGATGCAGTTCGGCATTCGCGCCGCCAACTACCCGTTCATCGCTGACGATATGGATAACCTGGTGCTGCCCGCCGCCCTGAAGCCGCTGCAGCACAAGCTGTTCGGGCTGACCATTAATCCGGAGCGCCTTGCCGCCATCCGCGAAGAGCGCCGCGAGAACAGCCGCTACGCCTCCATGCGCCAGTGCCGGATGGAGGTCTCCGAAGTGGAAGCCCTGTACCGCAAAAATCAGATCCCGTGGCTGAACAGCACCAACTACTCTGTGGAAGAAATTGCCACCAAAATTCTCGACATCATGGGGCTTAATCGCCGCATGTACTAA
- the hemP gene encoding hemin uptake protein HemP: MSRTDNSAATPAKTDTAPAPTERRIDSKTLLGDAGRVIIEHDGQRYLLRQTHAGKLILTK; this comes from the coding sequence ATGTCACGTACGGATAACAGCGCGGCAACGCCAGCAAAAACAGACACAGCACCAGCCCCTACCGAGCGTCGGATTGACAGCAAAACCCTGCTCGGCGATGCGGGGCGGGTCATTATCGAGCATGACGGCCAGCGCTATCTGCTGCGCCAGACCCATGCCGGAAAACTGATCCTCACAAAATAA
- the aroH gene encoding 3-deoxy-7-phosphoheptulonate synthase AroH has translation MNKTDELRTARIDSLVTPAELAQRHPVSAAVAEHVTASRRRIEKILNGEDKRLLVVIGPCSIHDLDAAMDYAKRLQGLRDKYQHRLEIVMRTYFEKPRTVVGWKGLISDPDLNGSYRVNHGIELARKLLLQVNELGVPTATEFLDMVTGQFIADLISWGAIGARTTESQIHREMASALSCPVGFKNGTDGNTRIAVDAIRAARASHMFLSPDKSGHMTIYQTSGNPYGHIIMRGGKKPNYHAQDIAAACETLAEFDLPEHLVVDFSHGNCQKQHRRQLDVCDEICQQIRSGSTAVAGIMAESFIKEGTQKIVAGQQMVYGQSITDPCLSWEDSELLLEKLAAAVDTRF, from the coding sequence ATGAATAAAACCGATGAACTCCGCACTGCGCGCATTGACAGCCTGGTCACGCCGGCTGAACTGGCCCAGCGGCATCCTGTTTCCGCGGCCGTTGCGGAACACGTGACGGCCTCCCGCCGCCGCATTGAAAAAATCCTCAATGGTGAAGACAAGCGTCTTCTGGTAGTGATTGGTCCCTGCTCCATCCACGATCTGGATGCCGCGATGGATTATGCAAAACGGCTTCAGGGCCTGCGGGATAAGTATCAGCACCGCCTTGAGATTGTGATGCGAACCTACTTTGAAAAACCGCGTACCGTGGTGGGCTGGAAAGGACTGATTTCCGACCCTGACCTCAACGGCAGCTATCGCGTGAACCACGGCATCGAGCTGGCGCGGAAGCTGCTTTTGCAGGTCAACGAGCTGGGCGTGCCGACCGCCACCGAGTTCCTTGATATGGTGACCGGGCAGTTTATCGCCGATCTGATCAGCTGGGGCGCGATTGGCGCACGCACCACCGAGAGCCAAATCCACCGCGAGATGGCCTCCGCCCTCTCCTGTCCGGTCGGCTTTAAAAACGGGACCGATGGCAATACGCGTATTGCGGTCGATGCCATCCGCGCGGCCCGTGCCAGCCACATGTTCCTGTCGCCGGACAAGAGCGGTCACATGACCATCTACCAGACCAGCGGTAACCCGTACGGGCACATCATCATGCGCGGCGGGAAGAAGCCCAATTATCATGCACAAGATATTGCTGCGGCCTGTGAAACGCTGGCGGAATTCGACCTGCCGGAACATCTGGTGGTGGACTTCAGCCACGGCAACTGCCAGAAGCAGCATCGCCGCCAGCTGGACGTCTGCGATGAGATCTGCCAGCAGATCCGCAGCGGTTCAACCGCCGTTGCAGGGATTATGGCGGAGAGCTTTATCAAAGAAGGCACGCAGAAAATCGTTGCTGGCCAGCAGATGGTATACGGCCAGTCGATAACCGACCCGTGCCTGAGCTGGGAAGACAGCGAGCTGCTGCTGGAGAAGCTGGCTGCAGCCGTAGACACGCGCTTTTAA